In Cololabis saira isolate AMF1-May2022 chromosome 14, fColSai1.1, whole genome shotgun sequence, a single genomic region encodes these proteins:
- the ckma gene encoding creatine kinase, muscle a isoform X1 — MPFGNTHNNFKLNYKVEEEFPDLSKHNNHMAKVLTKELYGKIRDRQTPSGYTLDDVIQTGVDNPGHPFIMTVGCVAGDEESYEVFKDLLDPVISDRHGGYKPTDKHKTDLNFENLKGGDDLDPNYVLSSRVRTGRSIKGYTLPPHNSRGERRAIEKMSIEALNSLDGEFKGKYYPLSGMTDAEQEQLINDHFLFDKPVSPLLTCAGMARDWPDGRGIWHNEDKTFLVWVNEEDHLRVISMQKAGNMREVFRRFCVGLKKIEEIFKKHNHGFMWNEHLGYILTCPSNLGTGLRGGVHVKLPKLSTHAKFDEILHRLRLQKRGTGGVDTASVGGVFDISNADRLGSSEVQQVQLVVDGVKLMVEMEKKLEKGEAIDGMIPAQK; from the exons ATGCCTTTCGGAAACACCCACAACAACTTCAAGCTCAACTACAAGGTTGAGGAGGAGTTCCCCGACCTGTCCAAGCACAACAACCACATGGCCAAGGTGCTGACCAAAGAGCTGTACGGAAAGATCCGGGACCGCCAGACGCCCAGCGGCTACACCCTGGACGACGTGATCCAGACCGGCGTAGACAACCCTG GTCACCCCTTCATCATGACCGTGGGCTGCGTGGCCGGCGATGAGGAATCCTACGAGGTGTTCAAGGATCTTCTGGACCCCGTGATCTCCGACCGTCATGGTGGATACAAACCCACCGACAAGCACAAGACCGACCTGAACTTCGAGAACCTGAAG GGCGGTGACGACCTGGACCCCAACTACGTCCTGTCCAGCCGTGTTCGTACCGGCCGCAGCATCAAGGGCTACACCCTCCCCCCCCACAACAGCCGCGGCGAGCGCAGAGCCATCGAGAAGATGTCCATCGAGG CTCTGAACAGCCTGGACGGAGAGTTCAAGGGAAAGTACTATCCTCTTTCTGGCATGACCGACGCCGAGCAGGAGCAGCTCATCAACGACCACTTCCTGTTTGACAAGCCTGTCTCCCCCCTGCTGACCTGCGCCGGCATGGCCCGCGACTGGCCCGACGGCAGAGGAATCTG GCACAACGAGGACAAGACCTTCCTGGTCTGGGTGAACGAGGAGGATCACCTGCGCGTCATCTCCATGCAGAAGGCCGGCAACATGAGGGAGGTGTTCAGACGCTTCTGCGTCGGTCTGAAGAAG ATCGAGGAGATCTTCAAGAAGCACAACCACGGCTTCATGTGGAACGAGCACCTGGGCTACATCCTCACCTGCCCGTCCAACCTGGGCACCGGGCTGCGCGGCGGCGTCCACGTCAAGCTGCCCAAGCTCAGCACACACGCCAAGTTCGACGAGATCCTGCACAGGCTGCGTCTGCAGAAGCGCGGCACAG GTGGCGTGGACACGGCGTCCGTGGGCGGAGTGTTCGACATCTCCAACGCCGACCGTCTGGGCTCGTCCgaggtgcagcaggtgcagctggtGGTGGATGGAGTCAAGCTGAtggtggagatggagaagaAGCTGGAGAAGGGCGAGGCCATCGACGGCATGATCCCTGCCCAGAAGTAA
- the ckma gene encoding creatine kinase, muscle a isoform X2, whose protein sequence is MTVGCVAGDEESYEVFKDLLDPVISDRHGGYKPTDKHKTDLNFENLKGGDDLDPNYVLSSRVRTGRSIKGYTLPPHNSRGERRAIEKMSIEALNSLDGEFKGKYYPLSGMTDAEQEQLINDHFLFDKPVSPLLTCAGMARDWPDGRGIWHNEDKTFLVWVNEEDHLRVISMQKAGNMREVFRRFCVGLKKIEEIFKKHNHGFMWNEHLGYILTCPSNLGTGLRGGVHVKLPKLSTHAKFDEILHRLRLQKRGTGGVDTASVGGVFDISNADRLGSSEVQQVQLVVDGVKLMVEMEKKLEKGEAIDGMIPAQK, encoded by the exons ATGACCGTGGGCTGCGTGGCCGGCGATGAGGAATCCTACGAGGTGTTCAAGGATCTTCTGGACCCCGTGATCTCCGACCGTCATGGTGGATACAAACCCACCGACAAGCACAAGACCGACCTGAACTTCGAGAACCTGAAG GGCGGTGACGACCTGGACCCCAACTACGTCCTGTCCAGCCGTGTTCGTACCGGCCGCAGCATCAAGGGCTACACCCTCCCCCCCCACAACAGCCGCGGCGAGCGCAGAGCCATCGAGAAGATGTCCATCGAGG CTCTGAACAGCCTGGACGGAGAGTTCAAGGGAAAGTACTATCCTCTTTCTGGCATGACCGACGCCGAGCAGGAGCAGCTCATCAACGACCACTTCCTGTTTGACAAGCCTGTCTCCCCCCTGCTGACCTGCGCCGGCATGGCCCGCGACTGGCCCGACGGCAGAGGAATCTG GCACAACGAGGACAAGACCTTCCTGGTCTGGGTGAACGAGGAGGATCACCTGCGCGTCATCTCCATGCAGAAGGCCGGCAACATGAGGGAGGTGTTCAGACGCTTCTGCGTCGGTCTGAAGAAG ATCGAGGAGATCTTCAAGAAGCACAACCACGGCTTCATGTGGAACGAGCACCTGGGCTACATCCTCACCTGCCCGTCCAACCTGGGCACCGGGCTGCGCGGCGGCGTCCACGTCAAGCTGCCCAAGCTCAGCACACACGCCAAGTTCGACGAGATCCTGCACAGGCTGCGTCTGCAGAAGCGCGGCACAG GTGGCGTGGACACGGCGTCCGTGGGCGGAGTGTTCGACATCTCCAACGCCGACCGTCTGGGCTCGTCCgaggtgcagcaggtgcagctggtGGTGGATGGAGTCAAGCTGAtggtggagatggagaagaAGCTGGAGAAGGGCGAGGCCATCGACGGCATGATCCCTGCCCAGAAGTAA